The following coding sequences lie in one Rutidosis leptorrhynchoides isolate AG116_Rl617_1_P2 chromosome 4, CSIRO_AGI_Rlap_v1, whole genome shotgun sequence genomic window:
- the LOC139845148 gene encoding uncharacterized protein yields the protein MGNKDQISSQIEKNKAEAVLHLLKKSSQLTPKQEKFCNEACVGRYLKAKGESVKKAAKQLRCTLAWREHIGVDHLIADEFSGEIADGMAYVAGHDDQSRPVVIFRIKQDYLKFRSQKQYTRLMVFTLEVAIQTMAKSVEQLVVLFDASFFRSASGFMNILVAALKTIGEHYPGRLHKAFVIDHPSLFPYLWKGVKAFIELSSITTMVSSLDFDDFPDFNHFTSYPRAASLRFNPSSVPSKGKVGSCSSSRFSFTVSHHFDSLKPWYLTLTDKPSFKVGPTSTPILGPALISPVNARSYSFASPTARNTNHMRKSLFPSTPLPQKTQVMDHSGVSHPRTPKPSFLHSPALFFKKECHVSKTDKGRESFLPFLRFYRRPYDEMIYRSKMKPPLGGLISIVSPQIRRRHMSVSQRF from the exons ATGGGAAATAAAGATCAAATTTCGTCTCAAATCGAAAAAAACAAAGCTGAAGCTGTTCTTCATCTTCTTAAAAAATCTTCTCAACTCACTCCCAAACAG GAGAAATTTTGTAATGAAGCTTGTGTTGGGAGATATTTGAAAGCGAAAGGTGAGAGTGTGAAGAAAGCTGCTAAGCAGCTGCGTTGTACTCTCGCATGGAGAGAACACATCGGTGTCG ATCATTTAATAGCCGATGAGTTTTCCGGTGAGATAGCCGACGGCATGGCCTATGTAGCAGGTCATGATGATCAATCCCGACCTGTGGTG ATTTTTAGAATCAAGCAAGACTATCTCAAGTTTCGTTCACAAAAACA GTACACCCGCTTGATGGTTTTCACGTTGGAGGTTGCAATTCAAACAATGGCAAAATCCGTGGAACAGTTGGTTGTCTTATTTGATGCAA GCTTTTTCAGATCTGCATCAGGGTTTATGAACATATTGGTGGCAGCACTAAAGACCATAGGGGAACATTATCCTGGTCGTTTACACAAAGCTTTTGTCATTGATCACCCTTCTCTTTTTCCATATCTTTGGAAG GGCGTCAAGGCATTTATTGAGCTATCATCGATCACAACAATGGTATCGTCACTAGACTTTGACGATTTTCCTGATTTCAATCACTTCACATCGTATCCACGAGCCGCATCCCTTCGATTCAACCCTTCTTCTGTGCCATCTAAAGGCAAAGTTGGCTCATGTTCATCTTCGCGATTTTCCTTCACCGTTTCTCATCATTTTGACTCACTCAAACCTTGGTATCTAACTTTGACCGACAAACCATCTTTCAAAGTAGGTCCCACATCCACTCCGATCCTAGGACCCGCCCTCATATCCCCTGTTAACGCGCGATCCTATTCATTCGCGTCACCAACTGCAAGGAACACGAATCATATGCGAAAAAGCTTATTTCCATCTACGCCATTACCACAAAAAACTCAAGTAATGGACCATTCGGGAGTTAGCCATCCTAGAACCCCTAAACCGTCGTTTCTACATTCACCGGCCCTCTTTTTCAAAAAAGAGTGCCACGTCAGCAAAACGGACAAGGGCCGTGAATCGTTCCTTCCATTTTTAAGATTCTATAGACGACCATATGATGAAATGATCTATAGATCAAAAATGAAGCCGCCACTCGGAGGCCTCATCTCGATTGTGTCCCCACAAATCAGACGTCGCCACATGTCCGTCTCTCAACGGTTTTGA